A stretch of Alkalicella caledoniensis DNA encodes these proteins:
- a CDS encoding diacylglycerol/polyprenol kinase family protein yields the protein MSNFWGIAVSIVFVLVVIGTSEFLGKKQILSNEGTRKFVHIGVANWWFIAMYFFDNKFYAAIVPAIFVIVNYISYKQQIFKSIERNSEENSLGTVYYAISLLILSLITFSEGYSPTIGLVGIMVMGYGDGLAAVIGQAYGKHKYTIFGATKSMEGTLAMFLSSFIVTLLILHFGSFPNVFLLPFVIAIFATVIESISFAGFDNLTVPLLTSLIYYLLVY from the coding sequence ATGAGCAATTTTTGGGGAATAGCAGTGTCAATAGTTTTTGTTTTGGTAGTTATAGGCACTTCAGAGTTTTTAGGAAAAAAGCAAATTCTAAGTAATGAAGGTACAAGAAAATTCGTACATATCGGTGTGGCAAATTGGTGGTTTATAGCCATGTATTTTTTTGATAACAAATTTTACGCTGCAATAGTTCCAGCAATTTTTGTTATAGTTAACTATATATCTTATAAACAACAGATATTTAAGTCCATAGAGCGGAATAGTGAAGAAAATAGCCTCGGTACTGTCTATTATGCTATTTCTCTGTTGATACTAAGTCTAATTACCTTTAGCGAAGGTTACAGTCCAACCATTGGCTTAGTAGGAATAATGGTTATGGGGTACGGAGACGGATTAGCAGCAGTTATAGGGCAAGCATATGGGAAGCACAAATATACTATTTTTGGGGCAACGAAAAGTATGGAAGGTACCCTAGCAATGTTTTTGTCTTCTTTTATTGTAACACTTTTGATATTACACTTCGGGTCCTTTCCCAATGTGTTCCTTCTCCCTTTTGTCATTGCTATATTTGCCACAGTTATTGAGTCAATATCCTTTGCAGGGTTTGATAATCTGACAGTTCCTCTTCTGACTTCACTTATATATTACCTTCTAGTTTACTAA
- a CDS encoding DUF92 domain-containing protein codes for MIEIFLGLFVSLGIAIYAYTKGSLSKSGLVSAAIYGASLYFFGGIIFLLIMLCFFSSSSLLSKYKHGEKQPLEVIHEKGDRRDYTQVIANGLPSFIFAGLFYVTQNHGFILGFATCLAAANADTWASELGVLSQNKPVSILTGKSVSNGMSGGVTTLGTLASFLGGLFIAIVFISFSYFAYPELSNEIWILLFLCTFGGFLGSIIDSVLGASAQGIYKDMENRFTEKRYSSSEENTLVRGFKVINNNLVNLLSGTISATLVVLIYFLVI; via the coding sequence ATGATAGAGATTTTTTTAGGTTTATTTGTTAGCCTGGGCATAGCTATTTATGCTTACACGAAAGGGTCATTAAGTAAAAGCGGTTTAGTTTCTGCAGCCATATATGGGGCTTCTCTATATTTTTTCGGAGGTATAATATTTCTTTTAATTATGTTATGCTTTTTTTCCTCTTCAAGCCTACTATCTAAGTATAAGCATGGGGAAAAACAGCCTTTAGAAGTCATCCACGAGAAGGGTGATAGAAGGGATTACACCCAAGTTATAGCCAATGGACTTCCTTCATTTATATTTGCAGGACTTTTCTATGTTACTCAAAATCATGGATTTATCCTGGGATTTGCCACATGCTTGGCTGCAGCCAATGCTGATACATGGGCTTCTGAACTGGGTGTTCTAAGTCAAAATAAACCCGTTTCAATCCTTACAGGTAAGTCAGTGAGTAATGGCATGTCAGGTGGAGTAACCACCCTAGGCACCCTCGCATCTTTTCTAGGTGGATTGTTTATAGCCATAGTATTTATATCATTTTCGTACTTTGCTTACCCAGAGTTATCTAACGAAATATGGATTCTCCTTTTTCTGTGCACCTTTGGTGGTTTCTTAGGTTCCATTATAGATAGTGTTTTAGGTGCCAGCGCCCAAGGAATATATAAAGATATGGAAAATAGGTTCACAGAAAAAAGATATTCATCAAGTGAAGAGAATACTTTGGTACGTGGTTTCAAGGTAATAAATAATAACCTTGTGAACCTACTAAGCGGTACAATTTCTGCAACTCTAGTTGTACTTATTTATTTTCTTGTTATTTAA
- a CDS encoding glycoside hydrolase family 1 protein, with amino-acid sequence MLKFPQGFWWGAATSGPQAEGTFNKPHKNVFDYWYEIEPEVFHNKVGPDITSSFYHSYREDIEMIKSIGLNSFRTSIQWSRLIKDFETGEVDEDAVRFYNGVIDQCIKNNITPVMALHHFDLPVELYDKYGGWESKHVVDLFAIFASKAFELFADRVKHWVTFNEPIVVVEGQYLYQFHYPKIVDGRKAVQVAFNINLASAKAVQVFKDGGYSEDGKIGIVVNLTPSYPRSDSNEDKKAGDIADLFFNRLFLDPAVKGKFPAEIVDLLLKDDVLWSCTQEELLIIEKNTVDFLGVNYYQPRRVMAREEGFNGTEWMPHKYFDNYEMPGRRMNVHRGWEIYPKALYDISINLKENYNNIPWYVSENGMGVEGEEKFINSEGYIEDDYRIEFIQEHLEWLHKGISEGSNCFGYHLWTPIDCWSWMNAYKNRYGYISLDLQTQKKTVKKSGYWIKEVVEKNGF; translated from the coding sequence ATGTTGAAGTTTCCACAGGGATTTTGGTGGGGGGCTGCCACATCCGGTCCACAGGCAGAGGGTACTTTTAATAAACCCCATAAGAATGTTTTCGACTACTGGTATGAAATAGAACCAGAGGTTTTTCATAATAAAGTAGGGCCAGATATTACGTCGAGTTTTTACCACTCATACAGAGAAGATATTGAGATGATAAAAAGTATTGGCTTAAACTCTTTTAGAACATCCATTCAGTGGAGCAGACTGATAAAAGATTTTGAAACAGGAGAAGTTGATGAAGATGCTGTTAGATTTTATAATGGGGTTATTGATCAATGCATAAAAAATAATATAACACCTGTCATGGCACTACACCACTTTGATTTACCAGTTGAGCTTTATGATAAATATGGAGGTTGGGAATCTAAACATGTTGTTGATTTATTTGCCATATTCGCCAGTAAGGCATTTGAGCTATTTGCAGATAGAGTAAAACACTGGGTGACATTCAATGAACCTATAGTTGTGGTGGAAGGCCAGTACCTATACCAATTTCATTATCCTAAAATAGTGGATGGTAGAAAGGCCGTTCAAGTTGCCTTTAATATCAACCTTGCTTCTGCAAAAGCAGTGCAAGTTTTTAAAGATGGTGGATACAGTGAAGATGGCAAAATAGGAATAGTTGTTAACCTTACACCTTCTTATCCTAGGTCAGATAGTAATGAAGATAAAAAGGCTGGGGATATAGCTGATTTGTTTTTTAATAGATTATTCTTAGACCCAGCAGTAAAGGGGAAATTTCCTGCTGAGATAGTAGATTTACTACTAAAAGATGATGTATTATGGAGTTGTACCCAAGAAGAATTGTTAATTATTGAGAAAAACACAGTAGACTTTTTAGGGGTGAATTATTATCAGCCTCGCAGGGTTATGGCAAGGGAAGAAGGTTTTAATGGTACTGAGTGGATGCCCCATAAATATTTTGATAACTATGAAATGCCCGGCAGAAGAATGAATGTCCATAGGGGCTGGGAGATTTATCCTAAAGCTTTATACGATATTTCAATCAATTTAAAAGAAAACTATAATAATATACCTTGGTATGTTTCCGAAAATGGAATGGGGGTAGAAGGTGAAGAAAAGTTCATTAACTCAGAGGGTTATATCGAAGACGATTATAGAATTGAATTCATTCAAGAGCACTTAGAGTGGCTACATAAGGGGATATCTGAAGGGTCTAATTGTTTTGGATACCATCTTTGGACACCCATTGATTGTTGGTCATGGATGAACGCTTATAAAAATAGATATGGGTATATCTCTTTAGATTTACAAACTCAGAAGAAAACAGTGAAGAAATCTGGGTACTGGATTAAGGAAGTGGTTGAAAAAAACGGTTTCTAG
- a CDS encoding DUF3284 domain-containing protein translates to MSVYKNQKVLDYSAKEIFKVFKDSIKSDFKSFNEKKPVGTSAKKKIASGNGKMVDVKVEITGYKENMMYEIKTFYGKTVYTSKYELIPIEKNKTKLLLTEDQYNPTGFTAINKILANIFYRKKIKARFENLILGLEQQLDSKQ, encoded by the coding sequence ATGTCAGTTTACAAGAATCAGAAGGTTTTGGACTATTCAGCTAAAGAAATTTTTAAAGTTTTTAAGGATAGTATTAAAAGTGACTTTAAAAGTTTCAACGAGAAAAAACCAGTGGGTACTTCAGCAAAAAAGAAAATAGCCTCAGGCAATGGTAAAATGGTAGATGTTAAGGTAGAAATAACAGGGTACAAGGAAAATATGATGTATGAGATTAAAACTTTTTATGGCAAGACTGTATATACTTCTAAGTATGAGCTTATCCCCATAGAAAAAAATAAAACTAAACTGCTACTCACTGAAGATCAATATAATCCTACGGGCTTTACTGCCATCAATAAAATACTTGCAAACATATTTTATAGAAAGAAAATCAAAGCTAGGTTCGAGAATCTTATTTTAGGTCTAGAGCAGCAACTTGACTCAAAGCAATAG
- a CDS encoding carbohydrate deacetylase codes for MKIIINADDFGLTRGVSLGILDSMEKGIVTSTTALVNSSFFEEGMSEAKKRGLDSIGIHLAMTIGKPVLPPQEIPNLVNDKGFFHKSVANLKELDYDEVRKELKAQIEKFLEFNPKPTHLDGHHHFFSFHQVFLDAILDLAAEYNLPVRCLDPKLNHIYERKGVRTTEGIILDFYQDNVQEDIFKSLVLNKRDIKTVELMCHPAYVDEELMSISSYNTWRKEEFNILTSETVKEFLRGNGVELINFRDI; via the coding sequence ATGAAGATTATAATTAACGCTGATGATTTCGGCTTAACACGAGGTGTTTCCCTCGGGATATTAGATTCCATGGAAAAGGGAATTGTCACAAGTACCACTGCCCTAGTAAATAGTAGTTTTTTTGAGGAGGGTATGAGTGAGGCTAAAAAGAGGGGACTTGATTCAATAGGCATACACTTAGCAATGACCATAGGTAAACCTGTGCTGCCACCCCAAGAAATTCCTAATTTAGTTAATGACAAAGGTTTTTTTCATAAGAGTGTAGCTAATCTTAAAGAGCTTGACTATGATGAAGTAAGAAAAGAGTTAAAGGCCCAGATAGAGAAATTTTTAGAGTTTAACCCTAAGCCCACTCATTTAGATGGTCATCATCATTTCTTTTCATTTCATCAAGTTTTTTTAGATGCAATACTTGATTTAGCAGCCGAATATAACCTGCCTGTGAGGTGTTTAGACCCTAAGCTAAATCATATCTATGAAAGGAAAGGGGTTAGAACAACAGAAGGTATCATACTGGATTTCTATCAAGACAATGTTCAGGAAGATATTTTTAAGTCCCTAGTTTTAAATAAAAGAGATATAAAGACTGTAGAGTTAATGTGCCATCCTGCATATGTAGATGAAGAACTAATGAGTATTAGTTCATACAACACATGGAGGAAAGAAGAATTTAATATCCTTACATCTGAAACCGTTAAGGAATTTCTAAGGGGTAATGGGGTTGAGTTAATAAATTTCAGAGATATATAA
- a CDS encoding 6-phospho-beta-glucosidase, with translation MQETQGLKIVIIGGGSSYTPEFVEGLIKRKSELPVRELWLVDIEKGREKLSIVGELAKRMVEQAGVSIKIYTTFNRREALKGADFVATQIRVGLLEARAKDERIPLSHGFMGQETNGAGGLLKGLRTVPVILEIAEEMHEICPDAWLVNFTNPTGMLTEALVRYSKHKRIIGLCNVPIGMEKGLANILEIDPERLRIDFLGLNHMVYGFNVWIDDENKTDEVMNRYIEKSESINMQNITPMEWEVNFIKALGLIPCPYHKYYYKTRNMLEDELVKYEKGKTRAEEVIETEKELFELYKDPSLKDKPKQLEKRGGAYYSDAACNLISSIYNDKGDLQVVNTINQGTIKDFPYEYVIETTCKITKNGPIPHKFVDELPLKIRGIIHQIKQFEILGAEAAVTGSYQKALLAMVTNPLVSNDIKGVEMLEEMLLANAQYLPNFFTKTKELIRSK, from the coding sequence ATGCAAGAAACCCAAGGATTAAAGATTGTCATTATAGGCGGTGGTTCATCTTACACCCCTGAATTTGTTGAGGGACTCATAAAAAGAAAAAGTGAACTACCTGTTAGAGAGCTTTGGCTAGTAGACATAGAAAAAGGAAGAGAAAAGCTTAGTATTGTAGGAGAACTTGCCAAAAGGATGGTAGAGCAGGCAGGTGTATCAATAAAAATTTATACTACTTTTAATAGACGTGAAGCATTAAAAGGTGCAGACTTTGTTGCCACGCAAATAAGGGTAGGCCTTTTAGAAGCGAGGGCAAAAGACGAAAGGATACCATTATCCCATGGATTCATGGGGCAAGAAACAAATGGAGCAGGAGGTCTATTGAAAGGTTTGCGAACTGTTCCAGTAATTTTAGAGATTGCAGAAGAAATGCATGAAATATGTCCAGATGCCTGGCTTGTTAACTTCACTAATCCAACGGGTATGTTAACTGAAGCATTGGTGAGATACTCAAAACATAAAAGAATAATTGGTTTATGTAATGTACCCATAGGAATGGAAAAAGGGTTAGCAAATATATTGGAAATTGACCCAGAAAGATTAAGAATAGATTTTTTGGGTTTAAACCATATGGTTTATGGATTTAATGTTTGGATTGACGATGAAAATAAAACTGATGAAGTTATGAATAGATATATAGAAAAATCGGAAAGCATTAACATGCAAAATATAACTCCCATGGAGTGGGAAGTAAACTTTATTAAAGCCCTAGGATTGATACCATGCCCATATCATAAATACTATTACAAAACACGGAATATGTTAGAAGATGAGCTTGTAAAATATGAAAAGGGAAAAACAAGGGCAGAAGAGGTAATTGAAACAGAGAAAGAGTTATTTGAATTGTATAAAGATCCTAGCTTAAAGGATAAGCCGAAACAACTAGAAAAACGAGGGGGAGCATACTACTCAGACGCAGCTTGTAATTTAATTTCCTCCATTTATAATGATAAAGGTGACCTTCAAGTTGTAAATACCATTAATCAAGGCACAATTAAAGATTTCCCTTATGAGTACGTAATAGAAACAACATGTAAAATCACAAAGAATGGTCCTATACCACATAAATTTGTAGATGAACTACCTTTAAAGATTAGGGGAATAATTCACCAAATAAAACAATTTGAAATCTTGGGAGCTGAAGCTGCAGTTACTGGAAGTTATCAAAAAGCTTTACTTGCAATGGTTACAAATCCTCTGGTATCAAACGATATAAAAGGGGTGGAAATGCTAGAAGAGATGCTCCTTGCAAACGCCCAGTATTTACCTAATTTTTTCACTAAAACAAAAGAGTTAATAAGGAGCAAATAG
- a CDS encoding PTS lactose/cellobiose transporter subunit IIA, whose amino-acid sequence MEAIDYQQIAFQLILAAGNAKSLSFKAIQEAKMGKFDEASISVENAEEELTAAHGSQFQLIQREANGGENSISVLLIHAQDHFMDASLMKDLAKEFIEMYVRMSKYEDALAKTF is encoded by the coding sequence ATGGAAGCAATAGATTATCAACAAATAGCTTTTCAACTAATATTAGCTGCAGGCAATGCCAAATCCCTATCATTCAAAGCAATTCAGGAGGCAAAAATGGGTAAGTTTGATGAGGCCAGTATAAGCGTGGAAAACGCAGAAGAAGAATTAACAGCTGCCCATGGATCTCAATTTCAATTAATTCAAAGGGAAGCAAATGGTGGAGAAAACAGTATATCTGTTTTATTGATTCATGCTCAAGATCACTTTATGGATGCATCGTTGATGAAGGATTTGGCTAAAGAGTTTATAGAAATGTACGTAAGAATGAGTAAGTATGAAGATGCACTTGCTAAAACATTCTAA
- a CDS encoding ROK family protein → MSFYLSFDLGGTNLKYAIVNGSGNIVQKGKMPTPRTKIEDFVNIVSELKNKYSHEYVFDGIAMSLPGAVNNTTGFVGGISAVPYIHGPNIRELITGKTGLPVFMENDANCAALAEVWRGVAKECKDVLFVVCGTGIGGAVIKDRKLHVGKNLHGGEFGFMIMDKDFESGKYRSWSDTGSTAALVRSAAKRKGIPSKELDGELVFKLAEEKDDDCISAIDEWYMYLAMGIFNLQCIYDPEMIVMGGAVSARENIVDEINQRLNRLVEDFGYAKIFPRVEKCQFSNDANIIGAVYGAMHK, encoded by the coding sequence GTGAGTTTTTACTTATCTTTTGACCTAGGTGGAACGAATTTAAAGTATGCTATAGTTAATGGTAGTGGGAATATTGTACAAAAAGGTAAGATGCCTACACCTAGAACAAAAATCGAAGATTTCGTAAATATAGTAAGTGAACTTAAAAACAAATATAGCCATGAATATGTGTTTGATGGTATAGCAATGAGTCTGCCTGGGGCAGTTAATAATACAACTGGATTTGTGGGCGGCATATCAGCAGTTCCGTACATTCACGGACCAAATATACGGGAACTTATTACAGGCAAGACTGGGCTACCAGTATTTATGGAAAACGATGCAAACTGTGCTGCATTGGCAGAGGTTTGGCGAGGTGTGGCAAAGGAGTGTAAGGATGTTCTGTTTGTTGTATGCGGAACAGGCATTGGCGGTGCTGTGATAAAGGATAGAAAACTCCATGTGGGTAAAAACTTACACGGGGGGGAATTTGGTTTTATGATTATGGATAAGGATTTTGAAAGTGGTAAATATAGGAGCTGGAGTGATACGGGGTCCACAGCTGCCTTAGTTAGAAGTGCTGCAAAGAGGAAAGGAATACCTTCTAAAGAATTAGATGGGGAGTTGGTTTTCAAACTTGCGGAAGAAAAAGATGATGATTGTATTAGCGCTATAGATGAATGGTATATGTACTTAGCTATGGGTATTTTTAACTTACAATGTATTTATGATCCTGAGATGATTGTAATGGGTGGAGCAGTAAGTGCAAGGGAAAATATCGTGGATGAGATAAATCAAAGGCTCAATCGGTTGGTAGAGGATTTTGGATATGCTAAAATATTTCCAAGAGTTGAAAAATGCCAGTTCTCCAATGATGCAAATATAATTGGAGCAGTATATGGAGCCATGCACAAATAA